The following are from one region of the candidate division WOR-3 bacterium genome:
- a CDS encoding peptidylprolyl isomerase gives MLKIERVLNKNSKPEERIEIAKKYKDVDIEVKEPLKILIKTNKGEILCELYPQYAPKTVKNFVKLSKLGFYDGLIFHRYVPDFVIQGGDPYGTGYGDAGYNIPLEVNEKARHIEGALGIARAQEPNSGSCQFYITLKETPHLDGNYTVFGKVIKGMDVVKKLRKGDIIKKIEIIEKKTKEK, from the coding sequence GTGTTAAAAATAGAAAGAGTTCTGAATAAAAATTCAAAACCGGAAGAAAGGATTGAGATTGCTAAAAAATATAAGGATGTTGATATAGAGGTAAAGGAGCCGTTAAAAATTTTAATAAAGACAAATAAGGGTGAAATTCTTTGCGAGCTCTATCCTCAATATGCTCCTAAAACTGTTAAAAATTTTGTAAAACTCTCAAAACTCGGATTTTATGATGGACTCATCTTTCACAGATATGTTCCTGATTTTGTTATTCAGGGAGGCGATCCTTATGGAACGGGTTACGGGGATGCAGGATATAATATTCCATTAGAGGTTAATGAAAAGGCAAGGCATATAGAAGGGGCACTTGGTATTGCAAGGGCTCAGGAGCCAAATTCTGGTTCATGCCAGTTTTATATTACTTTAAAAGAAACTCCGCATCTTGATGGAAATTATACGGTTTTTGGGAAAGTTATAAAGGGAATGGATGTTGTTAAAAAATTGAGGAAAGGTGATATAATTAAAAAAATAGAAATAATTGAGAAAAAAACAAAAGAAAAATAA
- the mtrB gene encoding trp RNA-binding attenuation protein MtrB has product MLNYEEGTKREQQTKKNVYEDRNPVHGNPYLVIKALEDGVRVMGLTRGLQTRVSHTEILSNGEIIICQLTEYTSAFKIVGKAQVITPYGEIQAEGAIPKLKEFKEKVPEF; this is encoded by the coding sequence ATGTTAAATTATGAAGAAGGAACTAAAAGAGAACAACAAACAAAAAAGAATGTTTATGAGGACAGGAACCCTGTCCATGGGAATCCATACCTTGTGATTAAAGCCCTTGAAGATGGAGTTAGGGTTATGGGTCTCACAAGAGGTTTACAGACAAGAGTCTCCCATACTGAAATACTTTCCAATGGAGAAATCATAATATGTCAATTGACAGAATACACCTCTGCTTTTAAAATAGTAGGAAAAGCACAGGTAATAACACCTTATGGAGAAATTCAGGCAGAGGGAGCTATTCCCAAATTAAAGGAATTTAAAGAAAAGGTTCCTGAATTTTAA
- the trmFO gene encoding methylenetetrahydrofolate--tRNA-(uracil(54)-C(5))-methyltransferase (FADH(2)-oxidizing) TrmFO produces MSDRIYVIGGGLAGVEAAWQIAKRGEKVILYEKRPFSHTPAHKTGFLAELVCSNSFKSKELIHPHGLLKEELKRLGSIVMESAFKFSLPGGKALTVDREKFSKYLTEIIENYPNIEVIREEVKNIPDDGIVIIATGPLTEGELAEEIKRITGSDFFYFYDALSPIVSADSLDMKKLFFKDRHGVEDEGYLNSVMNEKEYTLFWKELTNAEIARVHDFEKEIKFFEGCLPIEEMAKRGFDTLRFGPLRPDGIKDPKTGKTPFACVQLRREDMEGSAFSLVGFQTQLKIKEQERVFRLIPGLEKAEFLRYGAVHRNSYILGPALLNPDLSLKKERRIFFAGQISGTEGYTEAVAGGLVAGINAFLYKRTGKTIVFPKETAIGALINYVTSSDPKRFSPMNINLSLFPDIPKIKNKRKKMEFVANRSLKVLEDFIKNELKL; encoded by the coding sequence ATGAGTGATAGAATTTATGTAATAGGAGGAGGATTAGCTGGAGTTGAGGCAGCTTGGCAGATAGCTAAAAGGGGAGAAAAGGTTATACTTTATGAAAAAAGACCTTTCTCACATACTCCTGCACACAAAACAGGATTTTTGGCTGAACTTGTGTGTTCCAATTCCTTTAAATCAAAAGAATTAATTCATCCCCACGGTCTTTTAAAAGAAGAACTAAAAAGACTCGGTTCAATTGTAATGGAGAGCGCTTTTAAATTCTCACTACCAGGGGGAAAGGCATTAACTGTTGATAGAGAAAAATTCTCAAAATATCTAACAGAAATAATTGAAAATTATCCCAATATAGAAGTTATAAGGGAAGAGGTCAAAAATATACCTGATGACGGAATTGTTATAATAGCAACAGGTCCGTTAACAGAAGGGGAACTTGCGGAGGAGATAAAAAGAATAACGGGATCAGATTTCTTTTATTTTTATGATGCTCTTTCACCAATTGTTTCCGCAGATTCCCTTGATATGAAAAAATTATTCTTTAAAGACAGACACGGAGTAGAGGATGAAGGATATTTAAATTCAGTAATGAATGAAAAAGAATATACACTATTCTGGAAGGAGCTAACTAATGCTGAAATTGCAAGGGTTCATGATTTTGAAAAAGAAATAAAATTTTTTGAGGGTTGTTTACCAATTGAAGAGATGGCCAAAAGGGGATTTGATACCTTAAGGTTTGGACCCTTAAGACCGGATGGAATTAAAGACCCTAAAACCGGTAAAACTCCTTTTGCCTGTGTGCAGTTAAGAAGGGAAGATATGGAAGGTTCTGCCTTTTCTCTTGTAGGATTTCAGACACAGTTAAAAATTAAAGAACAGGAAAGGGTTTTCAGGCTGATTCCAGGATTGGAAAAAGCTGAGTTTTTAAGATATGGGGCAGTTCACAGAAATTCCTATATTTTAGGTCCTGCACTTTTAAATCCTGATTTAAGTTTAAAAAAAGAAAGAAGAATATTTTTTGCAGGTCAAATTTCAGGAACAGAGGGCTATACTGAGGCAGTAGCAGGTGGTCTTGTAGCAGGTATAAATGCTTTTTTATATAAAAGAACAGGAAAAACAATTGTTTTTCCAAAAGAAACAGCAATAGGTGCTCTTATTAACTATGTAACATCATCAGATCCAAAAAGGTTCTCACCGATGAACATTAATCTCTCCCTATTTCCTGATATTCCTAAAATAAAAAATAAGAGAAAAAAAATGGAGTTTGTTGCAAATAGAAGTTTGAAAGTTCTTGAAGATTTTATTAAAAATGAATTAAAATTATGA